In Macadamia integrifolia cultivar HAES 741 chromosome 5, SCU_Mint_v3, whole genome shotgun sequence, a single window of DNA contains:
- the LOC122080375 gene encoding MLO-like protein 6, whose protein sequence is MMMAEEGVAVLLEETPTWAVATVCAILITTSILIKHALYLLTMYFHRNRRRSLNQALYKIKSELMLLGFTSFSLTIGQRYVSKICIPSSVGETFLPCQSSTIPGVAVEETICQEKGKVSFLSEKGFQQLQILIFVLALFHVLSCVLTFALGMAKMRKWKHWEAETRRLEYQFYSDPRRFRLTHQTSFGRRHLKCWSQHPLLRWPTCFLRQFNGSVSKADYFTLRHGFIMAHLSEGNNFDFQKFLHRALDDDFHLVVGISLKGCIFSVFFIFFHAHGFYNYFWLPFIPLVMLLLVGTKLQVIITRLCLASGEAAPVVKGTFLVKPSDNFFWFGQPRLLLHFIHFIIFQNSFQLAFFTWTWCKFGFRSCFHRTTVDIVIRIAMGIIVQLLSGYVTLPLYALVTQMGSSMNKAIFTKRVLGGLKKWQGNAKRSIATSKSNSTVPYPDISISHTLNTSVSGGQEFASTELGSPSSVNEIKQEENIEPEMNGRGNYNGEISFRWLDKQIIAQAQQI, encoded by the exons atgatgatggctGAAGAAGGGGTGGCTGTATTGCTGGAGGAAACACCAACATGGGCAGTGGCTACTGTTTGTGCAATCTTGATCACCACTTCCATCCTCATTAAACATGCTCTCTATCTTTTAACTATG TACTTTCACAGAAACAGGAGGAGGTCTCTCAATCAGGCTCTTTACAAGATAAAATCAG AGCTAATGCTTTTGGGCTTCACCTCTTTTTCCCTGACGATCGGTCAAAGGTATGTCTCCAAGATCTGCATCCCCAGTAGTGTCGGTGAGACATTTCTGCCTTGCCAGAGTTCTACAATTCCAGGTGTTGCGGTGGAAGAAACCATTTGTCAAGAGAAG GGAAAGGTTTCTTTTTTGTCCGAAAAAGGTTTCCAGCAGCTCCAAATCTTAATATTTGTGTTGGCCTTGTTTCATGTTCTATCTTGTGTTCTAACCTTCGCTCTTGGGATGGCAAAG ATGAGAAAATGGAAGCATTGGGAAGCAGAAACAAGGAGACTGGAATACCAGTTTTACAGTG ATCCAAGGAGGTTCAGGCTCACCCATCAGACATCATTTGGGAGACGACATCTCAAATGTTGGAGCCAACACCCTCTACTTCGCTGGCCT ACTTGCTTTCTTCGACAGTTTAATGGCTCGGTATCCAAAGCTGATTATTTCACCCTTCGTCATGGATTCATTATG gcTCACCTTTCAGAAGGAAACAATTTTGATTTCCAAAAGTTCCTTCATAGAGCTTTGGATGATGACTTTCACCTGGTGGTCGGTATAAG CCTCAAGGGTTGTATTTTCTCTGTATTTTTCATATTCTTCCATGCACATG GATTCTACAATTACTTTTGGCTCCCCTTCATTCCTTTGGTG ATGCTTCTGTTAGTAGGGACAAAACTGCAAGTTATCATAACTAGGCTGTGTTTAGCAAGTGGTGAAGCTGCTCCTGTTGTTAAGGGAACTTTCCTAGTGAAACCCAGTGATAACTTCTTCTGGTTTGGCCAACCTCGATTacttctccacttcattcaTTTTATCATATTTCAG AACTCCTTTCAATTGGCATTCTTCACTTGGACATGG TGCAAGTTTGGGTTTAGGTCTTGCTTTCATAGAACAACTGTAGACATTGTTATAAGGATCGCCATGGGCATCATCGTTCAACTTCTCTCTGGTTATGTCACATTACCTTTGTATGCCTTGGTCACACAG ATGGGCTCATCCATGAATAAGGCTATATTCACTAAGCGAGTCCTTGGGGGACTAAAGAAGTGGCAAGGCAATGCCAAGCGAAGTATAGCTACCAGCAAAAGCAATTCAACTGTTCCTTACCCAGATATCTCCATTTCCCACACTTTAAACACTTCTGTCTCTGGAGGCCAAGAGTTTGCAAGCACAGAACTTGGTAGTCCATCAAGTGTCAATGAAATTAAGCAAGAAGAGAATATTGAACCAGAAATGAATGGTCGAGGAAACTACAATGGAGAGATTTCTTTTCGATGGCTAGATAAGCAAATAATTGCCCAAGCTCAGCAGATATAA